In a genomic window of Nocardia fluminea:
- the ddaH gene encoding dimethylargininase, giving the protein MTAASPLRVSAPARIASPRRYVLCRPDHFEVTYAINPWMDPAAPVDRARALAQWEILRATLEAHGHTVETVPGEPGLPDMVFAANSGIVIGGHALSARFAHPERAAEGPAFHRWFAARELRALAAAAETNEGEGDFAFAGQRILAGVGFRCSPAAHAEVERYFDLPVVSLELVDPRFYHLDTALMVLDDTTVAYYPAAFSAAARDVLNALYPDAILADGNDAVCFGLNGLSDGEHVFLDPGATGLIAQLRARGFVPVPLDLSELRKGGGGVKCCVLELHTRRDTTVR; this is encoded by the coding sequence ATGACCGCCGCTAGCCCCCTTCGTGTCTCAGCGCCCGCGCGGATCGCCTCCCCGCGCCGCTATGTGCTGTGCCGTCCCGACCATTTCGAGGTCACCTACGCGATCAACCCGTGGATGGATCCGGCCGCTCCGGTGGACCGGGCGCGCGCGCTCGCCCAGTGGGAGATCCTGCGCGCGACCCTGGAAGCGCACGGGCACACCGTGGAAACGGTGCCCGGCGAACCCGGTCTGCCGGATATGGTCTTCGCCGCCAACAGCGGCATCGTGATCGGTGGACACGCGCTCTCGGCCCGGTTCGCCCACCCCGAACGCGCCGCCGAGGGGCCCGCGTTCCATCGGTGGTTCGCCGCACGGGAACTGCGTGCGCTGGCCGCGGCGGCCGAAACCAACGAGGGCGAGGGCGATTTCGCGTTCGCCGGGCAGCGAATTCTGGCCGGTGTCGGGTTCCGCTGTTCGCCGGCCGCGCACGCGGAGGTGGAACGGTACTTCGACCTGCCGGTGGTGTCCCTGGAGCTGGTCGACCCGCGCTTCTATCACCTCGACACGGCCCTGATGGTCCTCGACGACACCACCGTGGCCTACTACCCGGCCGCGTTCAGTGCGGCCGCGCGCGATGTGCTGAACGCGCTCTATCCGGACGCGATCCTCGCCGACGGCAACGACGCCGTCTGCTTCGGCTTGAACGGGCTCAGCGACGGCGAACACGTCTTCCTCGACCCCGGTGCCACCGGGCTCATCGCGCAGTTGCGTGCGCGCGGATTCGTCCCCGTTCCGCTGGATCTGTCCGAACTGCGCAAGGGCGGCGGCGGCGTGAAGTGCTGTGTGCTCGAACTGCACACCCGCCGCGACACGACCGTCCGCTGA
- the cobN gene encoding cobaltochelatase subunit CobN: MILLLSTSDTDLLSARASGAEYRWGNPARLLVEDLPGLLDGADLVIVRILGGKRAWEEGLDAIRASGVPMVALGGEIAPDAELMECSTVPVGVATDAHNYLAAGGAENLLQLHNFLSDTVLLTGHGFEPPAQLPTWGELDRSSRILEPHAPTVAVVYYRAQHLAGNTAYIEALCKAIEAKGARPLPVYAASLRTAEPELLTLLGRADALVVTVLAAGGSKPATASAGGDDEAWDVAALAALDVPILQGLCLTSGRAQWEANDDGLSPLDVATQVAVPEFDGRIITVPFSFKEFDADGLSAYVPDAERCARVAGIAVRHARLRHIPAADKRIAIMLSAYPTKHARIGNAVGLDTPASAIRLLTELRAAGYDLGDIDEIPGLVQGDGDALIHALIAAGGQDPEWLSAEQLEGNPIRIGATTYTRWFESLPADLREAVVEAWGPPPGELYVDRSADPKGEIVIAALRFGNVVLMVQPPRGFGENPVAIYHDPDLPPSHHYLAAYRWLSAPDGFAADAMVHLGKHGNLEWLPGKTLGMSASCGTDAALGDLPLIYPFLVNDPGEGTQAKRRAHATLVDHLIPPMARAETYGDISRLEQLLDEHANISALDPAKLPAIRQQIWTLMRAAKMDHDLGLAERPEEDVFDDMLLHVDGWLCEIKDVQIRDGLHILGQAPEGDTELDLVLAMLRARQLWGGEQNVPGLREALGLSEAGDESRERVDVVESRARELLAALQATDWSAGAVDTLVNDFATAILAGGVAGPANDESTRLDAVRTVLRFAATEVVPRLRETGIEIARVLHALNGGFIPSGPSGSPLRGLINVLPTGRNFYSVDPKAVPSRLAWETGQAMAESLLARYLADHGEYPKSVGLSVWGTSAMRTSGDDIAEVFALLGVRPVWDEASRRVTSLEVISLDELARPRIDVTVRISGFFRDAFPHVLALLDDAVRLVADLDEPAESNYIRAHAQSDLADHGDARRATTRIFGSKPGTYGAGLLQLIDSKSWRTDDDLAQVYTTWGGYAYGRDLDGAPAADDMRSAYKRIAVAAKNTDTREHDIADSDDYFQYHGGMVATVRALTGKNPEAYIGDSTRPDAVRTRTLSEETARVFRARVVNPRWLEAMRRHGYKGAFEMAATVDYLFGYDATTNVVADWMYEKLSESYVFDEVNRKFMEQSNPWALHGIAERLLEAAERKLWEHPEQETLDKLRQVYLETEGELE, translated from the coding sequence GTGATCCTGCTGCTGTCCACCTCCGACACCGACCTGCTGAGCGCCCGTGCGAGTGGCGCCGAGTACCGCTGGGGCAATCCCGCGCGGCTGCTCGTGGAGGATCTGCCGGGACTGCTCGACGGCGCTGATCTGGTGATCGTGCGAATCCTCGGTGGCAAGCGCGCCTGGGAGGAGGGCCTGGACGCGATTCGGGCGAGCGGCGTGCCGATGGTGGCGCTCGGTGGCGAGATCGCGCCCGACGCCGAGCTGATGGAATGCTCGACGGTGCCGGTCGGTGTCGCGACCGACGCGCACAACTACCTCGCCGCGGGCGGCGCCGAGAACCTGCTGCAGCTGCACAACTTCCTGTCCGACACGGTGCTGCTGACCGGCCACGGTTTCGAACCGCCCGCCCAGCTGCCCACCTGGGGCGAGCTGGACCGGTCCTCGCGAATCCTGGAACCACACGCCCCGACCGTCGCCGTCGTCTACTACCGCGCCCAGCATCTCGCGGGCAACACCGCCTACATCGAGGCGCTGTGCAAGGCCATCGAAGCCAAGGGCGCCCGCCCGCTCCCGGTCTACGCGGCTTCGCTGCGCACCGCCGAACCCGAACTGCTCACTTTGCTCGGCCGCGCCGACGCCCTCGTGGTGACCGTCCTCGCGGCGGGCGGCAGCAAGCCCGCGACCGCCTCGGCCGGTGGTGACGACGAGGCCTGGGACGTAGCCGCGCTCGCCGCGCTGGACGTGCCGATCCTGCAGGGCCTGTGCCTGACCAGCGGGCGTGCGCAGTGGGAGGCCAACGACGACGGCCTGTCCCCGCTCGACGTCGCGACGCAGGTGGCGGTTCCCGAATTCGACGGCCGCATCATCACGGTGCCGTTCTCGTTCAAGGAGTTCGACGCCGACGGCTTGTCCGCCTATGTCCCCGATGCCGAACGGTGCGCCCGCGTGGCGGGGATCGCCGTGCGGCACGCCCGCCTGCGCCACATCCCGGCCGCGGACAAGCGGATCGCGATCATGCTCTCGGCGTATCCGACCAAGCACGCGCGCATCGGTAACGCCGTCGGCCTCGACACCCCCGCCAGCGCGATCCGGCTGCTCACCGAATTGCGCGCCGCCGGTTACGATCTCGGCGATATCGACGAGATCCCCGGCCTGGTGCAAGGCGACGGCGACGCGCTGATCCACGCCCTGATCGCCGCCGGCGGTCAGGATCCGGAGTGGCTGAGCGCCGAACAGCTGGAGGGCAACCCGATTCGCATCGGCGCCACCACCTACACCCGCTGGTTCGAGTCGTTGCCCGCGGACCTGCGCGAGGCCGTCGTCGAGGCGTGGGGCCCGCCGCCGGGCGAGCTCTACGTCGACCGGTCGGCCGACCCCAAGGGTGAGATCGTCATCGCCGCACTGCGTTTCGGCAATGTGGTGCTGATGGTCCAGCCGCCACGCGGATTCGGCGAGAACCCCGTCGCGATCTACCACGACCCTGATCTGCCGCCGAGTCACCACTACCTCGCCGCCTACCGCTGGCTGTCGGCACCCGACGGTTTCGCCGCCGACGCGATGGTGCACCTGGGCAAGCACGGCAACCTGGAATGGCTGCCCGGCAAGACCCTCGGCATGTCCGCCTCCTGCGGTACCGACGCGGCGCTGGGCGATCTGCCGCTGATCTATCCGTTCCTGGTCAACGACCCCGGTGAGGGCACCCAGGCCAAGCGTCGTGCGCACGCCACCCTCGTCGACCACCTGATCCCGCCGATGGCACGGGCCGAAACCTACGGCGACATCTCCCGCCTGGAGCAGTTGCTCGACGAGCACGCCAACATCTCCGCTCTCGACCCGGCCAAACTGCCCGCCATCCGCCAGCAGATCTGGACCCTGATGCGCGCGGCCAAGATGGACCACGATCTCGGTCTCGCCGAACGCCCCGAAGAAGATGTCTTCGACGACATGCTCCTGCACGTCGACGGCTGGTTGTGCGAGATCAAGGACGTCCAGATCCGCGACGGCCTGCACATCCTGGGCCAGGCACCCGAGGGCGACACCGAACTCGACCTGGTCCTGGCCATGCTGCGCGCCCGTCAGCTGTGGGGCGGCGAGCAGAACGTGCCCGGCCTGCGCGAGGCATTGGGGCTCAGCGAAGCCGGTGACGAATCTCGTGAACGCGTCGATGTGGTGGAGAGTCGCGCCCGTGAACTCCTGGCCGCCCTGCAGGCGACCGACTGGTCGGCCGGCGCCGTGGACACCCTGGTGAACGACTTCGCCACCGCGATTCTCGCGGGAGGAGTCGCGGGTCCGGCGAACGACGAATCGACCCGCCTCGACGCGGTGCGCACCGTCTTGCGTTTCGCCGCAACCGAAGTCGTGCCCCGGCTGCGCGAGACCGGCATCGAGATCGCCCGCGTCCTGCACGCGCTCAACGGCGGTTTCATCCCCTCGGGCCCCAGCGGCTCACCCCTGCGCGGCCTGATCAACGTGTTGCCCACCGGACGCAACTTCTACTCCGTCGACCCCAAGGCGGTCCCGTCGCGGCTCGCGTGGGAGACCGGCCAGGCGATGGCGGAATCGCTGCTCGCCCGCTACCTGGCCGACCACGGTGAGTACCCGAAGTCGGTCGGGCTGTCGGTGTGGGGCACCTCGGCGATGCGCACCTCCGGCGACGACATCGCCGAAGTCTTCGCGCTGCTGGGTGTGCGGCCGGTGTGGGACGAGGCGAGCCGGCGCGTCACCTCGCTCGAGGTGATCTCCCTCGACGAACTGGCCCGTCCGCGCATCGACGTGACGGTGCGCATCTCCGGCTTCTTCCGCGACGCGTTCCCGCACGTGCTGGCCCTGCTCGACGACGCGGTCCGCCTCGTCGCCGACCTCGACGAGCCCGCCGAGTCGAATTACATTCGCGCGCACGCCCAGTCCGATCTCGCCGACCACGGCGACGCCCGCCGCGCCACCACCCGCATCTTCGGGTCCAAGCCGGGTACCTACGGCGCGGGCCTGCTGCAGCTCATCGATTCCAAGAGCTGGCGCACCGACGACGACCTGGCGCAGGTCTACACCACCTGGGGCGGCTACGCCTACGGCCGCGATCTCGACGGCGCCCCCGCCGCCGACGACATGCGCAGCGCGTACAAGCGCATCGCGGTCGCGGCGAAGAACACCGACACCCGCGAACACGACATCGCCGACTCCGACGACTACTTCCAGTACCACGGCGGCATGGTCGCCACCGTGCGCGCGCTGACCGGCAAGAACCCCGAGGCCTACATCGGCGACTCCACCCGTCCCGATGCCGTGCGCACTCGCACGCTCTCGGAGGAGACCGCCCGCGTGTTCCGGGCCAGGGTGGTGAACCCGCGCTGGCTCGAGGCGATGCGCCGCCACGGGTACAAGGGCGCCTTCGAGATGGCCGCCACCGTCGACTACTTGTTCGGCTACGACGCCACCACCAACGTCGTGGCCGACTGGATGTACGAGAAGCTCTCCGAGAGTTACGTGTTCGACGAGGTGAACCGCAAGTTCATGGAGCAGTCCAATCCGTGGGCCCTGCACGGCATCGCCGAGCGGCTCCTGGAGGCCGCCGAGCGCAAGCTGTGGGAGCACCCCGAGCAGGAGACCCTGGACAAACTGCGGCAGGTCTATCTGGAAACCGAGGGTGAGCTGGAGTGA
- a CDS encoding acyl-CoA thioesterase domain-containing protein yields MSTSPGYFTHADGVYTPLRYSLSLWAPSTLSGPPVCGLMAREVQAGYCADGFTPARLTVDLHRPVPAVPLTIASELIRDGNRVRSVTIVVRADGEIVARGSALLLKRSAQPPGEVWRPDRDRPLPPPHVLATIDQTMHLFGSDGQGWSMNMTEHQNDARKRKWVRNIPVVAGEPSSPFCYAAMTGEQTSLVTNWGTEGIGFINTDVSITFSRMPVGDEMGLEAESHLSDDGIAAGAAVLYDEQGAFGICTTTALANARRQIRGDVIDELSESFVADAVGQSQVR; encoded by the coding sequence ATGAGTACCTCCCCTGGCTATTTCACCCACGCCGACGGCGTCTACACGCCGCTGCGGTACTCGCTGAGCCTGTGGGCGCCCAGCACGCTGTCCGGGCCGCCGGTGTGCGGGCTGATGGCGCGGGAGGTACAGGCGGGCTACTGCGCCGACGGATTCACCCCGGCGCGCTTGACCGTCGACCTGCACCGTCCCGTGCCCGCCGTGCCGCTGACGATCGCCAGCGAACTGATTCGCGACGGGAACCGGGTCCGCTCGGTGACGATCGTCGTGCGCGCCGACGGCGAGATCGTCGCCCGCGGCAGCGCGCTGCTGCTCAAGCGTTCGGCCCAGCCGCCGGGCGAGGTGTGGCGCCCGGACCGGGATCGGCCGCTACCGCCCCCGCACGTGCTGGCCACCATCGACCAGACGATGCACCTGTTCGGCAGTGACGGGCAGGGATGGTCGATGAACATGACCGAGCACCAGAACGACGCTCGCAAACGCAAGTGGGTACGCAATATCCCGGTCGTGGCGGGCGAACCGTCCTCGCCGTTCTGCTACGCGGCCATGACCGGCGAGCAGACCAGCCTGGTCACCAACTGGGGCACCGAGGGCATCGGTTTCATCAACACCGACGTGTCGATCACGTTCTCGCGCATGCCCGTCGGTGACGAGATGGGGCTCGAGGCGGAGAGCCACCTCAGCGACGACGGGATCGCCGCGGGCGCGGCGGTGCTCTACGACGAGCAGGGCGCGTTCGGCATCTGCACGACCACCGCGCTGGCCAACGCACGCAGGCAGATCCGCGGCGATGTCATCGACGAGCTGTCGGAGTCGTTCGTCGCGGACGCGGTGGGGCAGTCACAAGTCCGGTGA
- the cobJ gene encoding precorrin-3B C(17)-methyltransferase → MSEVSTGKLWGIGLGPGDPELVTVKAARLIAEADVVAFHSAKHGRSISRAIAEPYLRAGQLEEHLVYPVTVETTDHPGGYQGAIDEFYEQAAARLATHLAAGRTVALLAAGDPLFYSSYMHMHRRLADRFDAEIVPGITSVSAASAALGTPLVEGEQVLTVLPGTMPVEELTERLRETDAAAIMKLGRTFPGVRRALADSGRLHDAYYVERASSTRQRVLAAADVDESEVPYFSITLVPGPTPTTVIPANATPGRRLETAGDSASTAATVPGRIAAGPDHASTAVTEPNHPAAVRSDEVTGPDVSPGEVVVVGLGPGDADWTTPQVTAALAEATDLVGYTTYIDRVPERAGQRRHASDNKVESERAAMALDLAKRGARVAVVSSGDPGVFAMAAAVLEVSAEPQFKDVPVRVLPGLTAANAVASRVGAPLGHDYAMISLSDRLKPWDVVAQRLSAVAAADMAIAIYNPASSQRRWQVGAMREVLLEHRPPHTPVVLGRDVGGPTESVRVTTLGALDPDEVDMRTLLIIGSSTTTTFDTPEGTRVFTSRRYGSVPSR, encoded by the coding sequence ATGAGCGAGGTCAGCACCGGGAAACTGTGGGGTATCGGCCTGGGCCCCGGCGATCCGGAACTGGTGACGGTGAAGGCCGCCCGGCTCATCGCCGAAGCCGATGTGGTCGCCTTCCACAGCGCCAAGCACGGCCGCAGCATCTCCCGCGCCATCGCCGAACCGTATCTGCGCGCGGGTCAGCTCGAGGAGCACCTCGTCTACCCGGTGACCGTGGAGACCACCGATCATCCCGGTGGATACCAGGGCGCGATCGACGAGTTCTACGAGCAGGCCGCCGCGCGGCTGGCCACCCACCTGGCAGCGGGCCGCACCGTCGCGCTGCTCGCCGCCGGTGACCCGCTGTTCTACTCCTCCTACATGCACATGCACCGGCGGCTGGCCGATCGATTCGACGCCGAGATCGTCCCCGGCATCACCTCGGTCAGTGCGGCCTCCGCGGCACTGGGAACGCCGCTGGTGGAGGGCGAGCAGGTGCTCACGGTGCTGCCCGGCACCATGCCCGTCGAGGAACTGACCGAGCGCCTGCGCGAGACCGACGCCGCCGCGATCATGAAGCTGGGCCGCACGTTTCCCGGTGTGCGCCGGGCACTGGCGGATTCGGGCCGCTTGCACGACGCCTACTACGTCGAACGCGCGAGCAGCACCCGGCAGCGGGTGCTCGCCGCGGCCGACGTCGACGAGTCGGAGGTGCCGTACTTCTCGATCACCCTCGTCCCGGGTCCGACGCCGACCACCGTGATCCCCGCGAACGCCACCCCCGGCCGTCGACTCGAGACCGCGGGCGACAGCGCGAGCACCGCGGCGACAGTGCCCGGCCGTATCGCGGCCGGCCCTGACCACGCGAGCACGGCGGTGACGGAGCCGAATCACCCCGCCGCGGTGCGGAGTGACGAGGTGACCGGACCGGACGTCTCGCCGGGCGAAGTCGTCGTCGTCGGGCTCGGGCCCGGCGATGCGGACTGGACGACGCCGCAGGTCACCGCCGCGTTGGCGGAGGCGACGGACCTGGTCGGGTACACCACCTACATAGATCGGGTCCCCGAACGCGCGGGTCAGCGCAGGCACGCCAGCGACAACAAGGTCGAATCCGAGCGCGCCGCGATGGCACTGGACCTGGCCAAGCGGGGTGCTCGCGTGGCGGTGGTGTCCTCGGGCGATCCGGGCGTCTTCGCGATGGCGGCGGCCGTTCTCGAGGTGTCGGCGGAACCGCAGTTCAAGGATGTCCCGGTGCGGGTGCTGCCGGGGCTGACCGCCGCCAACGCGGTGGCGAGCCGGGTCGGCGCGCCACTCGGTCACGACTACGCGATGATCTCGCTGTCGGACCGGCTCAAGCCGTGGGATGTCGTCGCACAACGCCTTTCGGCGGTCGCGGCGGCCGACATGGCCATCGCGATCTACAACCCGGCCTCCTCGCAGCGCCGCTGGCAGGTCGGCGCCATGCGTGAGGTGCTGCTCGAACACCGTCCCCCGCACACGCCGGTGGTGCTGGGCCGCGATGTCGGCGGACCGACCGAATCCGTCCGGGTGACCACGCTCGGTGCGCTCGATCCCGACGAGGTCGACATGCGCACGCTGCTGATCATCGGCTCCTCGACCACCACGACCTTCGACACGCCGGAAGGCACCCGCGTTTTCACTTCGCGTAGGTACGGGTCGGTGCCGAGCAGGTAG
- a CDS encoding precorrin-8X methylmutase, with translation MSDVRASYLTDGAEIYRRSFATIRAEADLAGFPPDVERVAVRMIHGCGQVDLAPDIAYSPGVIAAARAALHAGKPIICDANMVASGVTRQRLPADNAVLCHLTDPRVPELAARLGNTRSVAALELLRDQLDGAVVAIGNAPTALFHLLDMLDAGAPRPAAIIGIPVGFIGAAESKQALIDFGGIEYLTVRGRRGGSAITASALNAIASEQE, from the coding sequence ATGTCCGACGTGCGTGCCAGCTACCTCACCGACGGGGCCGAGATCTATCGGCGCTCGTTCGCGACGATCCGCGCCGAGGCGGATCTCGCCGGTTTCCCCCCCGATGTGGAACGGGTAGCGGTGCGGATGATCCACGGCTGCGGGCAGGTCGACCTGGCCCCCGACATCGCCTACTCCCCCGGTGTGATCGCCGCCGCGCGCGCCGCACTGCACGCGGGTAAGCCGATCATCTGCGATGCCAATATGGTGGCCTCGGGGGTAACCCGCCAGCGGCTGCCCGCCGACAACGCGGTCCTGTGCCACCTCACCGACCCGCGCGTGCCCGAACTCGCCGCGCGACTGGGCAATACGCGCTCGGTGGCGGCGCTGGAACTGCTGCGCGACCAGCTCGACGGCGCGGTGGTGGCCATCGGCAACGCGCCGACCGCGCTGTTCCACCTGCTCGACATGCTCGATGCCGGCGCGCCGCGTCCCGCCGCGATCATCGGCATCCCGGTCGGGTTCATCGGTGCCGCCGAATCCAAGCAGGCGCTGATCGACTTCGGCGGGATCGAGTATCTGACCGTCCGCGGCAGGCGCGGCGGCAGCGCGATCACCGCGTCGGCACTGAATGCGATTGCGAGCGAACAGGAATGA
- a CDS encoding Lrp/AsnC family transcriptional regulator — MDDLDRRILAELLTRARASFQEIGSVVGLSAPAVKRRVDKMVASGQITGFTAQVNPAALGWKTEAYVEVYYRDNISPAELRRTLEPIPQVVGVWTIAGEADALVHVMATDMAEIEVTVERIRENARVGRTRSSLVMSRILERPRT; from the coding sequence GTGGACGATCTCGATCGGCGCATTCTCGCGGAACTGCTGACCCGTGCCCGCGCCTCGTTCCAGGAGATCGGGTCGGTGGTCGGGCTGTCCGCCCCCGCGGTGAAACGGCGGGTGGACAAGATGGTCGCCAGCGGACAGATCACCGGGTTCACCGCGCAGGTCAACCCGGCGGCGCTGGGCTGGAAGACCGAGGCCTACGTCGAGGTCTACTACCGCGACAACATCTCCCCGGCCGAACTGCGCCGCACCCTCGAACCGATACCGCAGGTGGTCGGGGTGTGGACGATCGCGGGCGAGGCCGACGCGCTCGTGCACGTGATGGCCACCGACATGGCCGAGATCGAGGTGACCGTCGAACGGATCAGGGAGAACGCGCGCGTGGGGCGCACCCGCAGCTCGCTGGTGATGTCGCGCATTCTCGAACGCCCCCGCACCTGA
- a CDS encoding DNA polymerase III subunit beta family protein encodes MPDTELITIGAFARACGLSASALRFYADAGVLAPALVDEGTGYRYYAPEQSAPARLLRHLRAMNMPLPAVTALLAEPDPARALLLLDEHLADLDRHQGEIRAAAAAALAALLATHGSGGGARRVPADDRGGAPSPLARRNPEPERDSPGTRDDVWVSGPVLAAAIDQVATATVADTELAVLDTILFEADGSQLVLTATDRYRLATRTVRLTRVDAAVWDARVNADDLRRVDAAVWDATVNADDLRAAASWLRRRHTVALRPHLNRVEFRTAASDSLDDIGVEEGEPTTRHAARLDDTRRYCRRSTHDFPDYRAMLAALAPVRTRVVLSRAALLDVMERADSPTVVLHTTSTGTVSAAAGAPCEQLEPAAARHIPQATATGPAMTIYFAVTTLYPAVATAVGPDVMFDLIAPDQPVLIRSADDGDLSTLAMPRKPESSEETSR; translated from the coding sequence GTGCCCGACACCGAGCTGATCACCATCGGAGCCTTCGCCCGCGCCTGCGGCCTGAGCGCCAGCGCCCTGCGCTTCTACGCGGACGCGGGCGTCCTCGCGCCTGCCCTCGTCGACGAGGGCACCGGCTACCGGTACTACGCCCCGGAGCAGTCCGCTCCCGCCCGCCTGCTGCGGCACCTGCGCGCGATGAACATGCCGCTGCCCGCGGTGACCGCCCTGCTCGCCGAACCCGACCCCGCCCGCGCGCTCCTCCTTCTCGACGAGCACCTCGCCGACCTGGACCGGCATCAGGGCGAAATCCGCGCGGCCGCCGCGGCCGCCCTCGCCGCCCTGCTGGCGACCCACGGATCGGGCGGGGGCGCGCGTCGCGTGCCGGCCGATGATCGCGGCGGTGCTCCATCGCCGCTCGCGAGGCGAAACCCGGAGCCGGAGCGGGATTCGCCGGGCACGCGCGACGACGTGTGGGTGAGCGGACCGGTGCTGGCGGCGGCGATCGACCAGGTCGCGACGGCCACGGTCGCCGATACGGAGCTGGCGGTCCTCGACACGATTCTGTTCGAGGCCGACGGGTCGCAGCTGGTCCTCACGGCCACGGACCGCTACCGGCTGGCCACCCGTACTGTTCGCCTCACGCGCGTCGATGCCGCGGTCTGGGACGCGAGGGTGAACGCCGACGACCTCCGTCGCGTCGATGCCGCGGTGTGGGACGCGACGGTGAACGCCGACGATCTCCGCGCGGCCGCGTCCTGGCTGCGTCGCCGACACACCGTCGCGCTTCGCCCTCACCTCAATCGTGTCGAATTCCGCACGGCCGCATCGGATTCACTCGATGACATCGGCGTCGAGGAAGGCGAGCCGACAACGCGCCACGCCGCCCGGCTCGACGACACCCGACGGTACTGCCGCCGATCGACCCACGACTTCCCCGACTACCGAGCGATGCTGGCCGCGCTCGCCCCCGTGCGGACCCGAGTCGTGCTCAGTCGCGCGGCGCTGCTCGACGTCATGGAACGCGCCGACTCGCCCACCGTGGTCCTGCACACGACATCCACCGGCACAGTTTCCGCCGCTGCCGGTGCTCCGTGCGAACAACTGGAACCTGCTGCGGCGCGGCATATCCCGCAAGCAACAGCCACCGGCCCCGCCATGACGATCTATTTCGCCGTCACCACGCTCTATCCGGCCGTCGCCACCGCCGTCGGACCCGACGTGATGTTCGACCTCATCGCCCCCGACCAGCCTGTGCTGATCCGCTCCGCCGACGACGGCGACCTGTCGACTCTGGCTATGCCGCGCAAGCCCGAATCCTCCGAGGAGACCTCCCGATGA
- the cobG gene encoding precorrin-3B synthase has product MTRSAPDSCPGVLRLHQAADGPLARIRVPGGRVEPAQLQTLADAARDLGNGNLELTSRGNIQLRQVRDASELAQRLGAAGLLPSETHERVRNIVASPLSGRVGGFADVHGLATDLDAGLRGDAQLSELPGRVLFTLDDGRGDVSTLHGDIGVQAVGTDEFALLLAGADTGLRVSASEAVDVMLDAARGFLDLRGTSASGQWRLHEIAGGVESVLETLDRSPAGEPLELGATHAVPIGWLDQEDGLVTLGAGVPLGTLSARTTEFLAAVERPVFITPWRSLVITDLDEGPAETVVRVLAPMGLIFDANSPWLQVSACAGRPGCAKSHTDVRADLATAVESDRVLPASAEPEQPTEHTATSAEPEISTATGTSEQRTPAKELLPAESVTVAGRQHWSGCDRRCGRPRGSVTDVVATERGYRVDTDDAATTP; this is encoded by the coding sequence ATGACCAGGAGCGCGCCCGATTCTTGCCCAGGGGTTCTGCGGTTGCACCAAGCCGCCGACGGGCCCTTGGCGCGGATTCGTGTGCCGGGCGGGCGGGTGGAACCGGCGCAGTTGCAGACCCTGGCCGACGCGGCGCGTGACCTGGGCAACGGGAATCTCGAGCTCACCTCGCGAGGCAACATCCAGCTGCGGCAAGTCCGCGACGCCTCCGAACTCGCGCAACGATTGGGCGCGGCGGGACTGCTGCCCAGCGAGACCCACGAGCGGGTGCGCAATATCGTGGCCTCCCCGCTGTCGGGACGAGTGGGCGGATTCGCGGACGTGCACGGGCTCGCGACCGACCTCGACGCCGGATTGCGGGGCGACGCCCAGCTGTCGGAACTGCCGGGGCGCGTGCTGTTCACCCTCGACGACGGGCGCGGCGATGTGAGCACGCTGCACGGTGACATCGGCGTCCAGGCGGTGGGCACCGACGAGTTCGCGCTGCTGCTGGCGGGCGCCGACACCGGGCTCCGGGTCTCCGCGAGCGAAGCCGTGGACGTGATGCTCGACGCGGCGCGCGGCTTCCTCGATCTGCGGGGAACCAGCGCGTCGGGGCAGTGGCGGCTGCACGAGATCGCGGGCGGCGTCGAATCCGTGCTCGAGACGCTAGACCGCTCCCCCGCCGGCGAACCTCTCGAACTCGGTGCGACACACGCTGTTCCGATCGGCTGGCTCGATCAGGAGGACGGCCTCGTCACCCTCGGCGCCGGGGTGCCGCTGGGCACACTGTCGGCCAGGACCACCGAATTCCTCGCCGCTGTCGAACGGCCGGTGTTCATCACCCCCTGGCGCAGCCTGGTGATCACCGATCTCGACGAGGGCCCCGCCGAAACCGTGGTGCGGGTGCTCGCGCCGATGGGTCTGATCTTCGACGCGAATTCCCCGTGGTTGCAGGTCAGCGCCTGCGCCGGGCGCCCCGGCTGCGCGAAATCGCACACCGATGTGCGCGCCGACCTGGCCACCGCCGTCGAATCCGATCGTGTCCTGCCCGCTTCGGCCGAACCGGAGCAACCGACCGAGCACACCGCCACCTCAGCCGAACCCGAGATCAGCACCGCGACTGGAACTTCCGAGCAGCGGACACCGGCGAAGGAACTCCTTCCGGCCGAATCCGTCACCGTGGCGGGTCGCCAGCACTGGTCCGGGTGCGACCGCCGCTGCGGCCGCCCACGCGGTTCCGTGACCGACGTCGTCGCCACCGAGCGCGGCTACCGCGTCGACACCGACGACGCGGCCACCACGCCCTGA